A single Pan troglodytes isolate AG18354 chromosome 19, NHGRI_mPanTro3-v2.0_pri, whole genome shotgun sequence DNA region contains:
- the WFIKKN2 gene encoding WAP, Kazal, immunoglobulin, Kunitz and NTR domain-containing protein 2 isoform X1, whose product MWAPRCRRFWSRWEQVAALLLLLLLLGVPPQSLALPPIRYSHAGICPNDMNPNLWVDAQSTCRRECETDQECETYEKCCPNVCGTKSCVAARYMDVKGKKGPVGMPKEATCDHFMCLQQGSECDIWDGQPVCKCKDRCEKEPSFTCASDGLTYYNRCYMDAEACSKGITLAVVTCRYHFTWPNTSPPPPETTMHPTTASPETPELDMAAPALLNNPVHQSVTMGETVSFLCDVVGRPRPEITWEKQLEDRENVVMRPNHVRGNVVVTNIAQLVIYNAQLQDAGIYTCTARNVAGVLRADFPLSVVRGHQAAATSESSPNGTAFPAAECLKPPDSEDCGEEQTRWHFDAQANNCLTFTFGHCHRNLNHFETYEACMLACMSGPLAACSLPALQGPCKAYAPRWAYNSQTGQCQSFVYGGCEGNGNNFESREACEESCPFPRGNQRCRACKPRQKLVTSFCRSDFVILGRVSELTEEPDSGRALVTVDEVLKDEKMGLKFLGREPLEVTLLHVDWACPCPNVTVSEMPLIIMGEVDGGMAMLRPDSFVGASSARRVRKLREVMHKKTCDVLKEFLGLH is encoded by the exons ATGTGGGCCCCAAGGTGTCGCCGGTTCTGGTCTCGCTGGGAGCAGGTGGCagcgctgctgctgctgctgctactgctcgGGGTGCCCCCGCAAAGCCTGGCGCTGCCGCCCATCCGCTATTCCCACGCCGGCATCTGCCCCAACGACATGAATCCCAACCTCTGGGTGGACGCACAGAGCACCTGCAGGCGGGAGTGTGAGACAGACCAG GAGTGTGAGACCTATGAGAAGTGCTGCCCCAACGTATGTGGGACCAAGAGCTGCGTGGCGGCCCGCTACATGGACGTGAAAGGGAAGAAGGGCCCAGTGGGCATGCCCAAGGAGGCCACATGTGACCACTTCATGTGTCTGCAGCAGGGCTCTGAGTGTGACATCTGGGATGGCCAGCCCGTGTGTAAGTGCAAAGACCGCTGTGAGAAGGAGCCCAGCTTTACCTGCGCCTCGGATGGCCTCACCTACTATAACCGCTGCTACATGGATGCCGAGGCCTGCTCCAAAGGCATCACGCTGGCCGTTGTAACCTGCCGCTATCACTTCACCTGGCCCAACACCAGCCCCCCACCACCTGAGACCACCATGcaccccaccacagcctccccagaGACCCCTGAGCTGGACATGGCAGCCCCTGCGCTGCTCAACAACCCTGTGCACCAGTCGGTCACCATGGGTGAGACAGTGAGCTTCCTCTGTGATGTGGTGGGCCGGCCCCGGCCTGAGATCACCTGGGAGAAGCAGTTGGAGGATCGGGAGAATGTGGTCATGCGGCCCAACCATGTGCGTGGCAACGTGGTGGTCACCAACATTGCCCAGCTGGTCATCTATAACGCCCAGCTGCAGGATGCTGGGATCTACACCTGCACGGCCCGGAACGTGGCCGGGGTCCTGAGGGCCGATTTCCCGCTGTCGGTGGTCAGGGGTCATCAGGCTGCAGCCACCTCAGAGAGCAGCCCCAATGGCACGGCTTTCCCGGCGGCCGAGTGCCTGAAGCCCCCAGACAGTGAGGACTGTGGCGAAGAGCAGACCCGCTGGCACTTCGATGCCCAGGCCAACAACTGCCTGACCTTCACCTTTGGCCACTGCCACCGTAACCTCAACCACTTTGAGACCTATGAGGCCTGCATGCTGGCCTGCATGAGCGGGCCGCTGGCTGCATGCAGCCTGCCCGCCCTGCAGGGGCCCTGCAAAGCCTACGCGCCTCGCTGGGCTTACAACAGCCAGACGGGCCAGTGCCAGTCCTTTGTCTATGGTGGCTGCGAGGGCAATGGCAACAACTTTGAGAGCCGTGAGGCCTGCGAGGAGTCGTGCCCCTTCCCCAGGGGGAACCAGCGCTGTCGGGCCTGCAAGCCTCGGCAGAAGCTCGTTACCAGCTTCTGTCGCAGCGACTTTGTCATCCTGGGCCGAGTCTCTGAGCTGACCGAGGAGCCTGACTCGGGCCGCGCCCTGGTGACTGTGGACGAGGTTCTAAAGGATGAGAAAATGGGCCTCAAGTTCCTGGGCCGGGAGCCATTGGAGGTCACTCTGCTTCACGTGGACTGGGCATGCCCCTGCCCCAACGTGACCGTGAGCGAGATGCCGCTCATCATCATGGGGGAGGTGGACGGCGGCATGGCCATGCTGCGCCCCGATAGCTTTGTGGGCGCATCGAGTGCCCGCCGGGTCAGGAAGCTTCGTGAGGTCATGCACAAGAAGACCTGTGACGTCCTCAAGGAGTTTCTTGGCTTGCACTGa
- the WFIKKN2 gene encoding WAP, Kazal, immunoglobulin, Kunitz and NTR domain-containing protein 2 isoform X2, producing the protein MDVKGKKGPVGMPKEATCDHFMCLQQGSECDIWDGQPVCKCKDRCEKEPSFTCASDGLTYYNRCYMDAEACSKGITLAVVTCRYHFTWPNTSPPPPETTMHPTTASPETPELDMAAPALLNNPVHQSVTMGETVSFLCDVVGRPRPEITWEKQLEDRENVVMRPNHVRGNVVVTNIAQLVIYNAQLQDAGIYTCTARNVAGVLRADFPLSVVRGHQAAATSESSPNGTAFPAAECLKPPDSEDCGEEQTRWHFDAQANNCLTFTFGHCHRNLNHFETYEACMLACMSGPLAACSLPALQGPCKAYAPRWAYNSQTGQCQSFVYGGCEGNGNNFESREACEESCPFPRGNQRCRACKPRQKLVTSFCRSDFVILGRVSELTEEPDSGRALVTVDEVLKDEKMGLKFLGREPLEVTLLHVDWACPCPNVTVSEMPLIIMGEVDGGMAMLRPDSFVGASSARRVRKLREVMHKKTCDVLKEFLGLH; encoded by the coding sequence ATGGACGTGAAAGGGAAGAAGGGCCCAGTGGGCATGCCCAAGGAGGCCACATGTGACCACTTCATGTGTCTGCAGCAGGGCTCTGAGTGTGACATCTGGGATGGCCAGCCCGTGTGTAAGTGCAAAGACCGCTGTGAGAAGGAGCCCAGCTTTACCTGCGCCTCGGATGGCCTCACCTACTATAACCGCTGCTACATGGATGCCGAGGCCTGCTCCAAAGGCATCACGCTGGCCGTTGTAACCTGCCGCTATCACTTCACCTGGCCCAACACCAGCCCCCCACCACCTGAGACCACCATGcaccccaccacagcctccccagaGACCCCTGAGCTGGACATGGCAGCCCCTGCGCTGCTCAACAACCCTGTGCACCAGTCGGTCACCATGGGTGAGACAGTGAGCTTCCTCTGTGATGTGGTGGGCCGGCCCCGGCCTGAGATCACCTGGGAGAAGCAGTTGGAGGATCGGGAGAATGTGGTCATGCGGCCCAACCATGTGCGTGGCAACGTGGTGGTCACCAACATTGCCCAGCTGGTCATCTATAACGCCCAGCTGCAGGATGCTGGGATCTACACCTGCACGGCCCGGAACGTGGCCGGGGTCCTGAGGGCCGATTTCCCGCTGTCGGTGGTCAGGGGTCATCAGGCTGCAGCCACCTCAGAGAGCAGCCCCAATGGCACGGCTTTCCCGGCGGCCGAGTGCCTGAAGCCCCCAGACAGTGAGGACTGTGGCGAAGAGCAGACCCGCTGGCACTTCGATGCCCAGGCCAACAACTGCCTGACCTTCACCTTTGGCCACTGCCACCGTAACCTCAACCACTTTGAGACCTATGAGGCCTGCATGCTGGCCTGCATGAGCGGGCCGCTGGCTGCATGCAGCCTGCCCGCCCTGCAGGGGCCCTGCAAAGCCTACGCGCCTCGCTGGGCTTACAACAGCCAGACGGGCCAGTGCCAGTCCTTTGTCTATGGTGGCTGCGAGGGCAATGGCAACAACTTTGAGAGCCGTGAGGCCTGCGAGGAGTCGTGCCCCTTCCCCAGGGGGAACCAGCGCTGTCGGGCCTGCAAGCCTCGGCAGAAGCTCGTTACCAGCTTCTGTCGCAGCGACTTTGTCATCCTGGGCCGAGTCTCTGAGCTGACCGAGGAGCCTGACTCGGGCCGCGCCCTGGTGACTGTGGACGAGGTTCTAAAGGATGAGAAAATGGGCCTCAAGTTCCTGGGCCGGGAGCCATTGGAGGTCACTCTGCTTCACGTGGACTGGGCATGCCCCTGCCCCAACGTGACCGTGAGCGAGATGCCGCTCATCATCATGGGGGAGGTGGACGGCGGCATGGCCATGCTGCGCCCCGATAGCTTTGTGGGCGCATCGAGTGCCCGCCGGGTCAGGAAGCTTCGTGAGGTCATGCACAAGAAGACCTGTGACGTCCTCAAGGAGTTTCTTGGCTTGCACTGa